In Alicyclobacillus macrosporangiidus CPP55, a single window of DNA contains:
- the istB gene encoding IS21-like element helper ATPase IstB — translation MWTEQTVQKLRQMRLHGMADAVVNQAERTDVQGLGFEERLALIVDAEWNARENRRLTRLLKEARLKIPQACLEDIDYTHSRGLEKSLMRSFSAGNWLNAHHNILITGPTGVGKSYIACALGNFACRQGRTTRYFRTSRIMSELAMARGDGSFQRVLSKLAKTEVLILDDFGLSPLTSNQCTDLMEVIDDRTNAVTIIASQLPIENWYATFEDPTTADAILDRLVHNAYKIRLTGESMRKIRGFLTEDSAETRE, via the coding sequence ATGTGGACAGAACAAACCGTGCAAAAACTGAGGCAGATGCGGCTTCACGGTATGGCAGATGCTGTCGTGAACCAGGCCGAGCGGACTGACGTGCAAGGCTTGGGCTTTGAGGAACGTCTGGCACTCATAGTGGACGCGGAGTGGAATGCGCGGGAAAACCGCCGGCTCACGCGTCTACTGAAAGAAGCCAGGCTCAAGATTCCGCAGGCTTGCCTGGAGGACATCGACTACACACACTCACGGGGGCTCGAGAAGTCGCTCATGCGCTCTTTTTCGGCAGGAAATTGGTTGAATGCCCACCACAACATCCTCATCACGGGCCCAACCGGTGTCGGGAAGAGTTACATCGCCTGTGCGCTTGGGAACTTTGCTTGTCGGCAAGGGAGAACGACCCGCTACTTCCGCACCTCGAGAATCATGAGTGAGCTGGCAATGGCGCGAGGTGACGGGTCGTTTCAGCGGGTGTTGAGTAAACTGGCCAAGACCGAGGTTCTAATCCTGGACGACTTTGGTCTATCACCGCTGACCAGCAACCAGTGTACCGACCTGATGGAAGTTATCGACGACAGGACGAACGCGGTTACCATCATCGCCAGCCAGCTCCCGATAGAAAACTGGTATGCGACGTTTGAAGACCCGACCACCGCCGACGCGATACTGGACAGGCTTGTACACAACGCGTATAAGATCAGGTTGACGGGTGAATCGATGCGGAAGATTCGCGGCTTTTTGACCGAGGACTCTGCCGAAACCCGCGAGTGA
- a CDS encoding response regulator: MKIRILLIDDSPETLETLSLLYASHPAFEVVGAIQTASEAVDFLKNRVVDLVSIDIQLDCDSGFQLCTYVHDRYPDVFITMCSVEADAHNRTLAYQKGAHHFLAKPLTGRDIDDLVVQYAEFKYRCFDRDIQKKHDEAWIDQIIATVSDKPDR; encoded by the coding sequence ATGAAGATCCGAATACTGCTGATCGACGACTCACCAGAGACATTGGAGACTCTATCCCTGCTGTACGCATCACATCCAGCATTTGAGGTGGTCGGTGCCATTCAAACGGCGTCGGAGGCTGTGGACTTTTTGAAGAACAGGGTTGTTGACCTCGTATCGATCGATATCCAATTGGACTGCGATAGTGGATTTCAACTCTGTACTTATGTACATGACCGTTATCCCGACGTTTTTATCACGATGTGCTCGGTAGAAGCTGACGCACATAATCGAACATTGGCTTATCAGAAAGGGGCCCACCATTTCTTAGCCAAACCACTGACAGGTCGAGATATCGATGATTTGGTGGTGCAATACGCTGAATTCAAATACCGATGCTTCGATCGGGACATACAGAAGAAGCATGATGAGGCCTGGATTGACCAGATCATCGCAACCGTATCAGATAAACCGGACCGGTGA
- a CDS encoding FapA family protein: MRSLLEKVKHWFLKPVMSSSTELGIQPVQSVEFEEVRSAQHGTVTVVNNQLFVTNPDDEGSFATLVIPDDPRLTVVIDGQKCVGEVVVHANQHIEVSLDKRPPSIRFSTKVTKDNMEVIGRIDVIPGEEHRLRDLEGVHRAVLEIETRKLLPNPLSIGEIIAQLESAGYVGILDHSGVETIAQTKDTVECIVLRGTPPVPGRAARYRPVELPKVYDPLQRRMRISTVTIGTTVAVLEPEIPGTPGRDVFGREIPCVVNRSLPALGQGVIELNNRLVAGRSGRLFFTKNYIDVIPELVIHHDLSSKDGKIEFDGDVVVLGSVLDGSYIKASGRVQVYGSVLRSTVMGERGVFVREAIVGAQVVAGASRFLYRTLHSRLRGCLTAYEQFLAEYRELMEHARKRIEQHTRLGLLANALLTARHPDLERLLQSICDDPDGLLNADDRYRRIVGEIRSKWFGIGRTNITEQNVKDLHRMLVDYVSHIESMEQAESAMVKAASVTSSSVRASGSIVITGAGSYSSSLDAGHVIVVRGSVRGGFLAAKHMIDIHELGTPFGTETSAKVEHPSGRIRIRIRHPNTLLQVGRTRDRNLVVEYNTVLQEERNEDPNTADRRLTRDIGDSIPAVRITSSI; encoded by the coding sequence ATGCGATCCTTACTGGAGAAGGTAAAACATTGGTTTCTTAAACCTGTTATGTCAAGTTCAACAGAACTGGGAATACAACCAGTCCAGTCTGTTGAATTCGAAGAAGTTCGAAGCGCGCAGCATGGAACTGTCACGGTGGTGAACAATCAGCTCTTTGTAACCAACCCTGACGATGAAGGTTCGTTTGCGACCCTTGTCATTCCCGATGATCCTCGCTTGACAGTTGTTATTGACGGACAAAAATGCGTCGGGGAAGTCGTCGTTCATGCAAATCAGCATATTGAAGTATCGCTGGACAAGCGTCCGCCATCTATCCGGTTTTCGACAAAAGTGACCAAAGACAACATGGAAGTCATCGGGAGAATCGACGTAATACCTGGTGAAGAGCATCGCCTCCGTGACCTGGAGGGTGTTCATCGCGCGGTACTTGAAATCGAAACGAGAAAACTGCTTCCCAATCCGTTGAGCATTGGAGAGATTATTGCACAGTTGGAGTCTGCGGGGTACGTTGGGATACTTGACCATTCAGGAGTCGAGACCATTGCTCAGACGAAGGACACGGTTGAGTGTATCGTGTTGCGGGGAACTCCTCCAGTCCCAGGCCGAGCGGCTCGTTACAGACCGGTTGAACTTCCGAAGGTATACGATCCCCTTCAGCGTCGGATGCGCATCTCAACGGTTACTATCGGTACCACAGTCGCCGTATTGGAACCGGAGATACCGGGTACGCCCGGGCGGGATGTGTTCGGCAGGGAGATTCCATGTGTAGTAAATCGCTCATTGCCAGCTCTAGGTCAAGGTGTGATTGAACTAAATAACCGACTTGTAGCAGGGCGAAGTGGTCGATTGTTCTTTACAAAAAATTACATCGACGTCATTCCAGAGTTGGTTATTCATCATGATCTGTCCAGCAAAGACGGGAAGATTGAATTTGACGGGGACGTTGTGGTGTTAGGGTCGGTACTCGATGGGAGTTATATCAAAGCCTCTGGAAGAGTCCAGGTGTACGGCAGCGTCTTGCGTTCCACGGTGATGGGCGAACGTGGCGTGTTTGTGCGGGAGGCCATTGTAGGGGCGCAGGTCGTGGCAGGTGCATCCAGGTTTCTATACAGAACGCTTCATTCAAGACTTAGGGGGTGTCTGACGGCGTATGAGCAGTTCCTGGCGGAGTACCGGGAATTGATGGAACACGCTAGGAAGCGGATTGAACAGCATACACGCTTGGGGTTGTTGGCGAACGCACTGCTCACCGCTCGTCATCCGGATTTGGAACGTTTGCTGCAATCGATCTGTGATGATCCTGATGGACTGTTGAACGCGGATGATCGATATCGGCGGATCGTCGGTGAGATACGCTCGAAGTGGTTCGGAATCGGCCGGACGAATATCACTGAACAGAATGTGAAGGACTTGCATCGCATGTTGGTTGACTACGTCTCCCATATTGAATCGATGGAGCAGGCTGAATCCGCCATGGTGAAAGCGGCCAGTGTCACCTCCAGCTCGGTGAGGGCCTCTGGGAGCATTGTCATTACAGGAGCGGGTTCTTATTCCAGTTCTCTCGACGCCGGGCATGTTATTGTGGTTCGGGGTAGTGTGCGAGGGGGGTTTCTCGCAGCCAAACATATGATCGATATTCACGAGCTAGGTACCCCGTTCGGGACAGAGACTAGCGCCAAAGTCGAACATCCGTCCGGAAGGATTCGGATTCGCATACGGCATCCCAATACATTGTTGCAGGTAGGGCGTACCCGAGACAGGAATCTGGTTGTCGAGTACAACACCGTGTTGCAGGAGGAACGCAATGAAGATCCGAATACTGCTGATCGACGACTCACCAGAGACATTGGAGACTCTATCCCTGCTGTACGCATCACATCCAGCATTTGA
- a CDS encoding EAL domain-containing protein, giving the protein MLEHETLDVVYQPIVNHAEGVLFAHEALSRPQGSGNFIPPDAWFRAAYEYNRSVDADLLALTTSVSLLKALPPEIRTIPLFVNVMPSSLVQESFVERLQVLLGEGLCEPHQLVIEIVEYISYDPSFLSKMIEPVRSLGVRIALDDVDAGSTILAALLELEPDFVKVDRAMVQGISTSSPKQRFLSCLVGFMESGNAVIAEGVESDEDLAAIRETGVNVSQGYYWSRPMSVNDLSDLLGEIERTRNELEDLARNRNGSLTEETVVQKSQELDALVNLYYRLLQDDL; this is encoded by the coding sequence ATCCTTGAACACGAAACGCTTGACGTGGTTTATCAGCCTATCGTCAATCATGCCGAGGGCGTCCTTTTTGCCCACGAGGCACTTAGCCGACCTCAGGGCAGCGGGAATTTTATTCCGCCGGATGCTTGGTTTCGTGCTGCTTATGAATACAATCGTTCGGTTGACGCGGATTTATTGGCTCTCACCACTAGCGTAAGTCTCCTCAAAGCGTTACCTCCTGAAATCAGAACCATACCCCTGTTTGTGAATGTGATGCCGAGCAGCCTTGTTCAGGAGTCCTTTGTTGAACGGCTCCAAGTTTTGCTTGGAGAGGGACTTTGTGAACCGCACCAACTGGTTATCGAAATTGTTGAGTACATATCCTATGATCCTTCGTTTCTCTCGAAAATGATTGAACCCGTACGATCGCTCGGCGTTCGGATCGCACTTGACGATGTTGATGCGGGGAGTACCATCCTTGCGGCACTCCTTGAATTAGAACCTGATTTCGTCAAAGTGGACCGTGCGATGGTTCAAGGTATTTCGACATCCTCTCCAAAACAGCGTTTTTTATCGTGTTTAGTGGGATTTATGGAGTCCGGTAATGCAGTCATTGCTGAGGGAGTTGAAAGCGATGAAGATCTGGCTGCCATTCGGGAAACTGGCGTCAATGTGAGTCAGGGATACTATTGGTCACGCCCGATGTCGGTGAATGATCTGTCGGATCTGCTCGGCGAAATTGAGCGGACGAGGAATGAGTTGGAGGATCTTGCTCGGAATAGGAACGGCTCATTGACAGAAGAGACAGTCGTACAGAAAAGCCAAGAACTCGATGCTCTAGTAAACCTGTACTACCGATTATTGCAAGATGATTTATAG
- a CDS encoding sensor histidine kinase, producing the protein MTHGELPVFDRIDQGIRILEEERRRIARDLHDGPVQDITNVSMRLEIIQQMIKSDPQLAECELDRLNRRVVRIVNDIRRLIYDLRPVAVDEVGLVKAISELCDSCTQDWKITFQMDVRPDVTDDIAPAKQVAIYRLVQEVFNNVKKHASATRVDVRVFREGAHLIVSIWDDGKGFDPNAIPAGHYGIVGMKERIAYLGGRLDIQSRPGTGSTFTIRVPVYGEK; encoded by the coding sequence ATGACACATGGAGAATTGCCCGTATTTGACCGCATAGACCAAGGCATTCGTATTCTTGAGGAGGAGCGGCGGAGAATTGCGCGTGACTTGCACGACGGCCCCGTCCAAGACATCACCAACGTCAGCATGAGATTGGAAATCATCCAGCAAATGATAAAATCCGATCCGCAATTGGCTGAGTGCGAATTGGACCGATTGAACAGGCGTGTCGTGAGAATCGTCAACGACATTCGGCGTTTGATCTACGACCTCCGCCCGGTGGCTGTCGACGAGGTTGGTCTTGTAAAGGCCATCTCTGAACTGTGCGACAGTTGCACGCAAGATTGGAAGATCACGTTCCAGATGGACGTGCGTCCCGACGTCACGGATGACATTGCCCCGGCAAAACAGGTCGCCATCTACCGTTTGGTTCAGGAAGTGTTTAATAACGTCAAGAAGCACGCATCCGCTACACGTGTTGATGTCCGCGTATTCAGAGAGGGAGCCCACCTGATCGTGTCGATTTGGGACGACGGAAAAGGGTTTGATCCGAATGCCATCCCCGCGGGACACTATGGTATCGTCGGAATGAAAGAACGCATCGCCTACCTTGGCGGAAGACTTGACATTCAATCGAGGCCAGGCACGGGCAGCACGTTTACCATCCGCGTACCAGTCTACGGGGAAAAGTGA
- a CDS encoding HD domain-containing phosphohydrolase: MLEVVQDWEKRLQQGASLASRQLYHIALEFLRPSLVSHCPDDILRARLYYEIGKIDIALGDYKQGVFHFSNALSSSHLPLDLEARCRINLAVAYRYVDYDKAYRLLTETLENFGDQLPPALRGALYNNLGDVQWLNGFYSEGFQSVKKSLDEFGQAGLTSLYDEVYNNLGVFCLEFGRYEEAEAYLSKVLEFNETSRLYGHAELSRLYLMRNDIQQSVHHAQKALPLVWSSVMNNAKHEVSRLCRLLALLVHRMGEYTMALRLLEKSQLLFGQLEMWREWQQVQAEMDDWLQSEDTPRRPQPGLEGVRLDEIQQFLMLLEVMNAQELLTPKFAALLDTRVLYARAFANFLGIGPKATEDIVYACRFADYGLTAIEPEVLANPTRSSHAWEQYQQHPLLSVKMLDSLQLPRAVLAIIEDHHEHPDGSGYPRGKQESEINPMSQILAIADYYSTEVTVRGKPHSVAISEIENLAGTHFTPELVNAFTSMFTHE, translated from the coding sequence ATGTTAGAGGTAGTACAAGATTGGGAGAAACGCCTTCAACAGGGAGCTTCGCTTGCCAGCAGGCAGCTTTACCATATCGCCCTTGAATTTCTCCGACCGTCCTTAGTCTCACACTGCCCAGATGATATATTGCGTGCTCGACTTTACTATGAGATTGGAAAAATTGATATTGCTCTCGGAGACTACAAACAGGGCGTGTTTCACTTTTCAAACGCTTTATCGTCCTCTCATCTACCTTTGGACTTAGAAGCCAGATGCCGTATTAACCTGGCTGTAGCCTACCGATACGTGGACTACGACAAAGCTTACCGGCTCCTGACCGAGACGTTGGAGAATTTTGGCGACCAGCTGCCCCCGGCTCTGCGCGGCGCCTTGTACAACAACCTTGGAGATGTGCAGTGGCTAAACGGTTTCTACTCGGAGGGATTCCAAAGCGTCAAGAAGAGCCTCGACGAATTCGGCCAAGCGGGACTCACGTCTCTTTACGACGAGGTGTACAACAATCTGGGCGTGTTCTGCCTGGAATTCGGCCGGTACGAAGAAGCCGAAGCCTACCTGTCGAAGGTATTAGAATTCAATGAGACTAGCCGTCTCTACGGACACGCAGAGTTAAGCCGGCTATACTTAATGCGAAACGACATTCAGCAAAGTGTACACCATGCTCAGAAGGCCCTTCCCCTGGTATGGTCTTCCGTCATGAACAACGCAAAGCACGAAGTCTCCCGCCTTTGCCGCCTACTGGCCCTGCTTGTTCACCGAATGGGAGAGTACACCATGGCTCTCCGACTGCTTGAAAAATCGCAACTGCTGTTCGGTCAGCTGGAGATGTGGCGGGAGTGGCAACAGGTTCAGGCTGAAATGGACGACTGGCTGCAGTCTGAAGATACCCCTCGCCGACCCCAACCTGGCCTCGAGGGTGTGAGGTTGGACGAAATCCAACAGTTCTTAATGCTGCTCGAGGTGATGAACGCGCAAGAGTTGCTGACTCCGAAGTTCGCAGCCTTGCTCGATACCCGAGTTCTGTACGCCAGGGCTTTCGCGAATTTTCTTGGCATTGGGCCGAAGGCGACGGAAGATATCGTGTACGCTTGCCGCTTCGCCGATTACGGGCTGACCGCCATCGAACCGGAGGTGCTCGCCAATCCCACGAGATCGAGCCACGCCTGGGAACAGTATCAACAGCACCCACTTCTCAGTGTGAAGATGTTAGACTCCCTACAGCTACCGCGTGCCGTACTCGCCATCATCGAGGATCACCACGAACATCCCGACGGCAGCGGGTATCCACGCGGGAAACAGGAGTCCGAAATAAACCCGATGTCCCAAATACTCGCCATCGCGGACTATTACTCAACTGAGGTGACAGTGCGCGGAAAACCCCATTCTGTCGCGATCTCGGAGATTGAAAACCTGGCGGGTACACACTTCACGCCAGAACTGGTCAACGCGTTCACCTCGATGTTCACGCACGAATAG
- a CDS encoding DUF3553 domain-containing protein gives MGEEKTKVTLEIKGIVQTTKTRSEWEDDFRKWLESRGEYFGGTVFFDNRMQKQVISHLRPGDRVRHCKHRDWGEGTVNDLSLSGRSAYVKWDDGRWHGVIKIDKLVRLDHDGSVKRRL, from the coding sequence ATGGGCGAGGAAAAGACGAAGGTCACGCTGGAAATCAAGGGCATAGTTCAGACAACCAAAACGAGATCGGAGTGGGAGGATGACTTTCGGAAGTGGCTTGAATCGCGCGGTGAATACTTCGGGGGGACGGTTTTCTTCGACAACAGAATGCAGAAGCAAGTGATTAGTCACCTCCGACCCGGAGATAGGGTACGACACTGCAAGCACCGAGACTGGGGTGAAGGAACGGTCAACGACCTATCTCTGAGCGGCAGGAGTGCCTACGTCAAATGGGACGACGGTCGATGGCATGGGGTCATCAAGATTGATAAGCTCGTCCGACTGGATCACGACGGGAGCGTCAAAAGACGCTTGTAA
- a CDS encoding ASCH/PUA domain-containing protein: MATHELKTWPEYFEPLLHGEKTVELRKDDRGYAVGDTLILREYDPDTRQYTGRICTRTVTHILRGGPWLQDGYVALSVVDKEKEEALERVANAAKVWRNCSIDRLGFATSPEEAKAHHVMIHNATVALTRAVDALEDLEVTYDARNPEGNSSL; this comes from the coding sequence ATGGCAACACATGAACTCAAGACGTGGCCCGAATATTTCGAGCCGCTACTGCATGGCGAGAAAACGGTTGAACTGCGAAAGGACGATCGTGGATATGCAGTCGGTGACACGTTGATTCTTCGCGAGTATGACCCGGACACTAGGCAGTACACAGGTAGAATTTGCACGCGCACCGTGACGCATATCTTGCGTGGCGGACCGTGGTTACAGGATGGATATGTCGCGTTATCGGTTGTTGATAAGGAGAAAGAGGAGGCCCTGGAGCGGGTCGCAAACGCGGCGAAGGTGTGGCGCAACTGCTCAATAGACAGACTTGGATTCGCTACGAGTCCGGAGGAGGCAAAGGCTCATCACGTCATGATTCACAACGCGACAGTCGCCCTTACAAGGGCGGTCGACGCATTGGAGGATCTGGAGGTAACGTATGATGCGCGCAACCCTGAAGGAAACAGTTCTCTTTGA
- a CDS encoding DUF5131 family protein encodes MSVSTTIEWTDTTWNVITGCSKVSEGCRHCYAETVDRRFAQKWGHEFKPWTGPNAAHNVRLHPERLTMPLHWRKPRKVFVNSMSDLFHEQVPDNFLDEVFGVILACRLLENRPDHVFQILTKRPRRMLAYFTERRPDELVRAWAQAANLNVALDDPDVIFSEYAEAYVDRVWPLPNVWLGVSVENQQAADERIPLLLQTPAAVRFLSCEPLLGPVDLSEFKPFDGECYCQGRPDGCKPGKAVGCPENAIDWVIVGGESGPNARPMHPDWVESLRDQCQAVGVPFFFKQWGEFVPVDWVRASSSGFPMRRVGKKAAGRMLDGRTWDEYPEVTV; translated from the coding sequence ATGAGCGTCAGCACCACCATTGAATGGACGGACACTACCTGGAACGTCATCACCGGTTGTTCAAAGGTTAGCGAGGGATGCCGTCACTGTTACGCGGAGACCGTAGATCGACGGTTTGCGCAGAAATGGGGCCACGAATTCAAGCCATGGACAGGCCCCAACGCGGCGCACAATGTCCGGTTACATCCGGAGCGACTGACCATGCCGCTACACTGGCGGAAACCGCGCAAGGTGTTCGTGAACAGCATGAGTGACCTGTTTCACGAGCAGGTGCCGGACAATTTTCTTGATGAGGTGTTTGGCGTCATCCTAGCCTGCCGCTTGTTAGAGAACCGACCGGACCACGTGTTTCAGATTCTCACCAAGCGCCCACGTCGAATGCTCGCATATTTCACAGAACGTCGTCCAGATGAGCTGGTGCGCGCTTGGGCACAAGCAGCGAACCTGAATGTCGCGTTGGACGATCCCGATGTGATCTTCTCGGAGTATGCGGAGGCCTACGTGGATCGAGTCTGGCCGCTTCCAAATGTCTGGCTCGGTGTGTCGGTCGAGAATCAACAGGCTGCGGACGAGCGTATCCCTCTCCTGTTGCAGACGCCGGCGGCGGTGCGGTTTCTGTCCTGTGAACCATTGTTGGGTCCGGTGGACCTGTCCGAATTCAAGCCATTCGACGGCGAGTGCTACTGCCAGGGCCGGCCGGATGGCTGCAAGCCGGGTAAGGCGGTTGGCTGTCCAGAGAACGCGATTGACTGGGTCATCGTCGGCGGCGAAAGCGGTCCAAACGCACGGCCAATGCATCCGGACTGGGTTGAGAGCTTGCGCGACCAATGCCAGGCGGTCGGGGTTCCATTCTTCTTTAAGCAATGGGGTGAGTTCGTCCCTGTTGATTGGGTTCGTGCGAGCAGTAGTGGATTTCCAATGCGCCGCGTCGGCAAGAAAGCCGCCGGCCGCATGCTCGACGGCCGCACATGGGACGAGTACCCGGAGGTGACGGTCTGA
- a CDS encoding DUF4326 domain-containing protein encodes MRYWRRHHMKQEIDIHAAPRVVHCRREPFDVYIGRSVPRLRDLLEALGEPRGKALGCWCKPEPCHGDVLVELVTMVERE; translated from the coding sequence ATGCGCTACTGGCGGAGGCATCACATGAAACAGGAGATTGACATTCACGCAGCACCCCGCGTCGTCCACTGCCGCCGGGAACCGTTCGATGTGTATATCGGCCGCTCGGTTCCACGGCTCAGGGACCTGTTGGAGGCGCTTGGAGAGCCGCGCGGGAAAGCCCTGGGGTGTTGGTGTAAACCTGAACCGTGCCATGGGGATGTTTTGGTTGAACTTGTCACGATGGTGGAGCGTGAGTGA
- a CDS encoding alpha/beta-type small acid-soluble spore protein, with the protein MPNRNRYVSPQVKNVIEQMKWEIAQEFGVELGPDTSARENGSVGGEITKRLVAFAEEHMFGHMRR; encoded by the coding sequence GTGCCGAATCGTAATCGGTACGTGTCTCCGCAAGTGAAGAACGTCATTGAACAGATGAAGTGGGAGATCGCCCAGGAGTTCGGAGTCGAATTAGGACCTGACACCTCTGCGCGGGAGAACGGTTCCGTGGGCGGCGAAATCACGAAGAGGCTCGTGGCGTTCGCCGAAGAGCACATGTTCGGGCACATGAGGAGATAG
- a CDS encoding alpha/beta hydrolase family protein: MGEYREYGWEQWPEYPWMSYQFRRALGETQEGGGSVSECLQAAQRMVPGDRESWHKEWMRIAERNRAKAYREEAAGHFVTARACFLRACNYFRCAEFWLEPNDPRRLPTFTKCEECFEAASRYFDHKAVRVDIPYEGTFLPAYFIRSRFAPPKSPVLIALGGLDSFKEELYFMLGRGALERGISCLLVDGPGQGAALRRLHLTTRFDYEVPVGACVDYLETRDDVDFDRIALSGSSLGGYYAVRAAAFEKRIRACIAHGAQWNVARDWSTRGDDHPLALHIRWVFGVRTMAEALLKAQQFNLEPVVGKLDIPLLIVHGARDMIGVEKARQLYRGALEAGVDVTLRMVSPEETGAEHCQHDNPTLAHEYVFDWLNDVWKIVESVHR, encoded by the coding sequence GTGGGCGAATACAGGGAATATGGTTGGGAACAGTGGCCTGAATACCCGTGGATGTCCTACCAGTTTCGGAGAGCCCTGGGCGAGACCCAGGAGGGCGGTGGCAGTGTCAGTGAGTGTTTACAGGCTGCGCAGCGGATGGTTCCGGGTGACCGGGAGAGTTGGCACAAGGAGTGGATGCGCATTGCGGAGAGGAACCGTGCCAAGGCATACCGGGAGGAAGCGGCTGGCCACTTTGTAACAGCCCGCGCCTGCTTTCTTCGCGCGTGCAACTACTTTCGATGTGCCGAGTTTTGGCTGGAACCGAACGACCCTCGCCGCTTGCCGACGTTTACAAAATGCGAGGAGTGCTTCGAGGCCGCGAGCCGATACTTCGACCACAAGGCAGTCCGCGTGGACATCCCGTATGAGGGTACTTTCCTGCCTGCATACTTCATCAGGTCCAGATTTGCCCCCCCGAAGTCACCGGTTTTGATAGCGCTCGGCGGACTCGACTCATTTAAAGAGGAACTGTATTTCATGCTCGGACGGGGCGCGTTGGAACGAGGGATTTCGTGCCTCCTCGTCGATGGCCCAGGTCAAGGGGCGGCGCTCCGCAGGCTGCATCTGACGACGCGTTTTGATTACGAGGTGCCTGTTGGGGCATGTGTGGACTACTTAGAGACCCGGGACGATGTGGATTTCGATCGGATCGCCCTCAGCGGTTCCAGCCTGGGCGGGTACTACGCAGTGCGGGCGGCAGCGTTTGAAAAGCGCATCCGGGCTTGCATCGCCCACGGGGCACAGTGGAACGTGGCGCGGGACTGGAGCACCCGCGGCGACGATCACCCGCTCGCACTGCACATCCGCTGGGTGTTTGGCGTGCGAACCATGGCCGAGGCACTCCTTAAGGCACAACAGTTCAACCTCGAACCAGTCGTGGGGAAACTCGATATACCGCTCCTCATCGTTCATGGTGCGAGGGACATGATAGGTGTGGAAAAGGCTCGGCAATTGTACCGTGGTGCGCTGGAGGCGGGTGTCGATGTGACGCTGCGCATGGTGTCGCCGGAGGAAACTGGAGCCGAGCACTGTCAACACGATAATCCAACTTTAGCGCATGAATATGTATTTGACTGGTTGAACGATGTTTGGAAGATTGTAGAGTCCGTGCACCGCTGA